A stretch of Bradyrhizobium sp. CCBAU 53338 DNA encodes these proteins:
- the fliG gene encoding flagellar motor switch protein FliG produces the protein MAASLQNANSNDITSVISTLGQRAGSRAPGTKQEALSGPKRAAILMLALGEQYGGKIWGLLDDDEVRQLSLEMSTLGTVEVDTVEDMLLEFVSRMSASGALMGNFDATERLLQQYLAPERVNGIMDEIRGPAGRNMWEKLSNVQEEVLANYLKNEYPQTIAVVLSKLKPEHAARVLGIFPEDLALDVVNRMLKMEAVQKEVIESVEKTLRTEFMSNLSQTRRRDAHEVMAEIFNNFDRQTETRFITSLEEENRESAERIKALMFTFDDLVKLDSGSAQTLMRNVDKDKLGVALKSANEDVRNFFFGNMSSRAAKMLQDDMAAMGPVRLRDVDEAQALLVNLAKDLAAKGEIMLTKNRADDELVY, from the coding sequence ATGGCCGCCAGTCTGCAGAACGCAAACTCGAACGACATCACCAGCGTGATCTCCACGCTCGGTCAGCGCGCCGGCAGCCGCGCGCCCGGCACCAAGCAGGAAGCGCTCTCGGGGCCGAAGCGCGCCGCGATCCTGATGCTGGCGCTCGGCGAGCAGTATGGCGGCAAGATCTGGGGCCTGCTCGACGACGACGAGGTGCGCCAGCTCTCGCTGGAAATGTCGACGCTCGGCACCGTCGAGGTCGACACGGTCGAGGACATGCTGCTCGAATTCGTCTCGCGCATGTCGGCCTCGGGCGCGCTGATGGGCAATTTCGACGCCACCGAGCGCCTGCTCCAGCAATATCTGGCGCCCGAGCGCGTCAACGGCATCATGGACGAGATCCGCGGCCCCGCCGGCCGCAACATGTGGGAGAAGCTCTCCAACGTGCAGGAAGAGGTGCTCGCCAACTACCTCAAGAACGAATATCCGCAGACCATCGCCGTGGTGCTGTCGAAGCTGAAGCCGGAGCATGCCGCGCGCGTGCTCGGCATCTTCCCCGAGGATCTCGCACTCGACGTCGTCAATCGCATGCTGAAGATGGAGGCGGTGCAGAAGGAGGTGATCGAGAGCGTTGAGAAGACGCTGCGCACCGAATTCATGTCCAACCTGTCGCAGACCCGCCGCCGCGACGCCCACGAGGTGATGGCTGAGATCTTCAACAATTTCGACCGCCAGACCGAAACCCGCTTCATCACCTCGCTGGAAGAAGAGAACCGGGAATCGGCCGAACGCATCAAGGCGCTGATGTTCACATTCGACGATCTCGTGAAGCTCGATTCCGGCTCGGCGCAGACCCTGATGCGCAACGTGGACAAGGACAAGCTCGGCGTGGCGCTGAAGAGCGCCAACGAGGACGTCCGCAACTTCTTCTTCGGCAACATGTCCTCGCGCGCCGCCAAGATGCTGCAGGACGACATGGCCGCGATGGGCCCGGTGCGCCTGCGCGACGTCGACGAGGCCCAGGCGCTGCTGGTCAACCTCGCCAAGGACCTCGCCGCCAAGGGCGAGATCATGCTGACCAAGAACCGCGCTGACGACGAACTGGTGTATTGA
- the fliF gene encoding flagellar basal-body MS-ring/collar protein FliF yields the protein MQGLADFLKGIGAARFGAMIAVTAALIGFFAFVIMRVTTPQMTTLFTDLSMEDSSSIIKDLDRQGIQYELRNDGSVIMVPKDKVTRLRMKLAEGGLPKGGGVGYEVFDKSDALGTTSFVQNINHLRALEGELARTIRAIDRIQAARVHLVLPERPLFAREAPEPSASIVVRVRGSLEPQQIRAIRHLVASAVNGLKPQRVSIVDEAGQLLADGAATDPEQAAGDDRRIAFEKRLRKQVEDIVSSVVGSGRARVQLSADFDFNKITQTSDKFDPEGRVLRSTQTREEQSMTADNNGQVTVNNELPGQQQNSGVAAKDQSKKTEETNNYEISRTTKTEVTEAGRVNRISVAVLVDGIYTKNDKGELAYTDRSKEQLDRIATLVRSAIGFDQKRGDQVEVVNLRFADAPSTAPITEPSGFLGMLQFTKDDIMYFVELGVMMLLGLVVMFMVIRPLVKRILASDEVAAAITGVLAGPAASDEAAPAAGGQALIPSGAASAIDVATIQGQVHAQSVHRVGELAERNPNETVAIIRQWLTEPAK from the coding sequence TTGCAAGGTCTTGCGGACTTCTTAAAGGGTATCGGCGCCGCCCGGTTCGGGGCGATGATCGCGGTCACCGCCGCGCTCATCGGCTTCTTTGCGTTCGTCATCATGCGCGTCACCACGCCGCAGATGACGACGCTGTTCACCGACCTCAGCATGGAGGATTCCTCCAGCATCATCAAGGACCTGGACCGCCAGGGCATCCAGTACGAGCTGCGCAATGACGGCAGCGTCATCATGGTGCCCAAGGACAAGGTCACGCGCCTGCGCATGAAGCTCGCCGAGGGCGGCCTGCCCAAGGGCGGCGGCGTCGGCTACGAGGTCTTCGACAAGTCGGACGCGCTCGGCACCACGTCCTTCGTCCAGAATATCAACCATTTGCGCGCGCTGGAGGGCGAGCTCGCCCGCACCATCCGCGCCATCGACCGGATCCAGGCTGCCCGCGTTCACCTCGTGCTGCCCGAGCGTCCGCTGTTCGCGCGCGAGGCGCCGGAGCCGTCGGCCTCGATCGTGGTGAGGGTCCGCGGCTCGCTCGAACCCCAACAGATCCGCGCCATCCGCCACCTCGTCGCGTCCGCCGTCAACGGCCTGAAGCCGCAGCGGGTCTCGATCGTGGACGAGGCCGGCCAGCTGCTCGCCGACGGCGCCGCCACCGATCCGGAGCAGGCCGCAGGCGACGACCGGCGCATCGCCTTCGAAAAGCGGCTGCGCAAGCAGGTCGAGGACATCGTCTCCTCCGTGGTCGGCTCGGGCCGCGCCCGCGTCCAGCTCTCCGCCGATTTCGACTTCAACAAGATCACCCAGACCTCGGACAAGTTCGATCCCGAGGGCCGCGTGCTGCGCTCGACCCAGACCCGCGAAGAGCAGAGCATGACCGCCGACAACAACGGCCAGGTCACGGTCAACAACGAGCTCCCCGGCCAGCAGCAGAACAGCGGCGTCGCGGCGAAGGACCAGAGCAAGAAGACCGAAGAGACCAACAACTACGAGATCTCCCGCACCACCAAGACCGAGGTGACCGAGGCCGGCCGGGTCAACCGCATCTCGGTCGCGGTCCTGGTGGACGGCATCTACACCAAGAACGACAAGGGCGAGCTCGCCTACACCGACCGCAGCAAGGAGCAGCTCGACCGCATCGCCACCCTGGTGCGCTCGGCGATCGGCTTCGACCAGAAGCGCGGCGACCAGGTCGAGGTCGTAAATTTGCGCTTCGCCGACGCCCCCTCCACCGCCCCGATCACCGAGCCCTCCGGCTTCCTTGGCATGCTTCAGTTCACCAAGGACGACATCATGTATTTCGTCGAGCTCGGCGTGATGATGCTGCTCGGCCTGGTCGTGATGTTCATGGTGATCCGCCCGCTGGTGAAGCGCATCCTCGCCTCCGACGAAGTCGCCGCCGCCATCACCGGCGTCCTCGCCGGCCCTGCCGCTTCGGACGAAGCCGCGCCGGCTGCCGGCGGCCAGGCGCTTATCCCGAGCGGCGCCGCCAGCGCGATCGACGTCGCCACCATCCAGGGCCAGGTCCACGCCCAGTCCGTTCATCGCGTCGGCGAACTCGCCGAGCGCAATCCCAACGAAACCGTCGCCATCATCCGTCAGTGGCTGACCGAACCCGCGAAATGA
- a CDS encoding DUF1153 domain-containing protein: MTEPHRPRVKYVIGPDGSPLTIADLPAPGTKRWVIRRKAEVVAAVRGGLLSLEEACSRYTLTVDEFLSWQFSIDQHGLAGLRTTRIQQYRQ; the protein is encoded by the coding sequence ATGACAGAACCCCATCGCCCGAGGGTAAAATACGTCATCGGGCCGGACGGCAGTCCGCTGACGATTGCAGATCTGCCCGCCCCCGGCACCAAACGCTGGGTCATCCGACGCAAGGCCGAAGTCGTTGCCGCCGTCCGCGGTGGACTTCTCTCGCTCGAGGAGGCCTGCAGCCGTTATACCCTGACGGTCGACGAATTCCTCTCCTGGCAGTTTTCCATCGACCAGCATGGTCTGGCGGGTCTTCGCACCACCCGCATTCAGCAATATCGCCAGTAA
- a CDS encoding flagellar hook assembly protein FlgD — translation MTTTNAATAPSVVSGTTPTSSSSSSSSSLSSSTGATLAGNFQTFLTLLTTQLQNQNPLDPLDTNQFTQQLVQFAGVEQQLKTNDSLSQLVTLQQTTQATQALGFVGKTAVVDGTTATMTSSSATWHLNVPTSATVDISIANSSGQTVFTGKYTAGAGSDIPFTWNGQGNDGTQWPDGKYTISATGKDASGNSVGIAAQVQGVVNSVDLTQSPPLLSIDGNSYTLSQVKSIIATSSN, via the coding sequence ATGACCACCACGAATGCCGCCACCGCACCGTCAGTCGTGTCAGGCACGACGCCGACCTCGTCATCCTCCTCGTCGAGCTCGAGCCTCAGCTCGTCCACCGGCGCGACGCTCGCCGGCAATTTCCAGACGTTTTTGACGCTGCTGACCACGCAGCTCCAGAACCAGAACCCGCTCGATCCGCTCGACACCAACCAGTTCACCCAGCAGCTGGTGCAGTTCGCCGGCGTCGAGCAGCAGCTCAAGACCAACGACTCGCTGTCGCAGCTCGTCACCTTGCAGCAGACCACGCAGGCGACCCAGGCGCTCGGCTTCGTCGGCAAGACTGCCGTGGTCGACGGCACCACCGCGACCATGACGAGCTCGTCGGCGACCTGGCACCTCAACGTACCCACCAGCGCCACGGTCGACATCTCCATCGCCAATTCCAGCGGCCAGACCGTGTTCACAGGCAAATACACCGCGGGCGCCGGCAGCGACATTCCCTTCACCTGGAACGGCCAGGGCAATGACGGCACGCAATGGCCGGACGGCAAATACACGATCTCGGCGACCGGCAAGGACGCCTCCGGCAACAGTGTCGGCATCGCCGCGCAGGTGCAGGGCGTGGTGAATTCCGTCGACCTGACCCAGTCGCCGCCGCTGCTCTCGATCGACGGCAACAGCTACACGCTGAGCCAGGTAAAGAGCATCATCGCGACGAGCAGCAACTAA
- a CDS encoding flagellar hook-length control protein FliK: MVGGTSDVAASAQVSSTQQKPARSQSTKDTTPSDSFGALVDSNTQAISNSASSSTQDPAPRRTDSSSPSSSSSSDRSTRDSSAADSSSQSKANDSTDSATTTTTSDTPAGPTKADGKTKDKADASAGKSDDKSDSTKSDKTDSTDGLAAAVDASAAAQAAAAPAATPDPTAVPVAAPVVPVDPNAAANQAAANTASSPLTIAAAGIAASASTAAQISGAKTDATGKTAKSGDAKTTDAKAALIDGATASADATATDATANAAQLTTVDQGTPKTSFKAAVTTQGQTDVSNIGQDGGKTGQATTAAQNPATVTTATNAAAHPQTAKPQADSAAADAKAASTDRTTDATPAAPTTHAHADTQAVAAATTDASAQAANAVQAPLTTTTSAATASTATLTATLANPNAVPISGIPVEIAAAARAGKTRFDISLDPIDLGRIDVRINVDRNGQVTSHLTVEKPETLQMLRQDAPQLQRALDDAGLKTGSNGLSFSLRDQNSSGQNTGQNNDNSGNSRRLIVSEDDQAATAPVSRSYGRMLGASSGVDIRV; encoded by the coding sequence GTGGTCGGTGGTACGTCAGACGTAGCGGCAAGCGCGCAGGTTTCCAGCACGCAGCAGAAGCCTGCCCGGTCGCAGAGCACCAAGGACACGACCCCGAGCGACTCCTTCGGCGCGCTGGTCGACAGCAACACCCAGGCCATCAGCAACAGCGCCTCGTCCTCGACCCAGGACCCAGCTCCGCGGCGGACTGATTCCTCGTCGCCGTCCTCCTCTTCTTCGTCGGACCGGAGCACGCGCGACAGTTCCGCGGCCGACTCCTCCTCGCAGAGCAAGGCGAACGACAGCACCGATTCCGCGACGACGACCACCACCAGCGACACGCCGGCCGGCCCGACCAAGGCTGATGGCAAGACCAAGGACAAGGCTGACGCCTCCGCCGGCAAGTCGGACGACAAGTCCGACAGCACCAAGAGCGACAAGACCGACAGCACCGACGGCCTCGCCGCCGCGGTGGATGCCTCAGCCGCCGCGCAGGCTGCCGCAGCACCGGCGGCGACGCCCGATCCGACCGCCGTTCCCGTCGCCGCGCCCGTTGTGCCGGTCGATCCGAATGCTGCGGCGAACCAGGCCGCCGCCAACACCGCCTCCTCGCCGTTGACGATCGCGGCGGCCGGCATCGCCGCCAGCGCTTCCACCGCGGCGCAGATATCAGGTGCCAAGACGGACGCGACCGGCAAGACGGCGAAGTCCGGCGATGCCAAGACTACCGACGCGAAGGCTGCGCTCATCGACGGCGCGACTGCGAGCGCCGATGCCACCGCAACCGATGCCACGGCAAACGCCGCGCAGCTCACCACGGTCGATCAGGGCACGCCGAAAACGTCGTTCAAGGCCGCCGTAACAACGCAGGGCCAGACCGACGTCTCCAATATCGGCCAGGACGGCGGCAAGACAGGGCAGGCCACGACCGCCGCGCAAAATCCCGCGACCGTGACGACGGCGACCAATGCCGCCGCGCATCCGCAAACCGCCAAGCCTCAGGCAGATAGCGCTGCCGCCGATGCGAAGGCCGCTTCCACCGATCGCACCACTGATGCGACGCCGGCCGCGCCGACCACGCATGCTCATGCCGACACGCAAGCGGTTGCCGCTGCGACGACCGACGCCAGCGCGCAGGCCGCCAACGCCGTGCAGGCGCCGCTGACCACCACGACGTCGGCGGCTACTGCTTCCACCGCGACACTCACCGCGACCCTGGCCAACCCGAATGCCGTGCCGATCAGCGGCATCCCGGTCGAGATCGCGGCCGCCGCACGCGCCGGCAAGACGCGCTTCGACATCAGCCTCGATCCGATCGATCTCGGCCGCATCGACGTCCGTATCAACGTCGATCGTAACGGCCAGGTCACCTCGCATCTCACCGTCGAGAAGCCGGAGACGCTGCAGATGCTGCGGCAGGACGCCCCGCAATTGCAGCGTGCGCTCGACGACGCCGGCCTCAAGACCGGCAGCAACGGGCTCTCCTTCAGCCTGCGCGACCAGAATTCGTCGGGGCAAAACACCGGCCAGAACAACGACAATTCCGGCAATTCCCGCCGCCTGATCGTCAGCGAGGACGATCAGGCCGCGACCGCGCCCGTCAGCCGCAGCTATGGCCGCATGCTCGGAGCGAGCAGCGGCGTCGATATCAGAGTGTGA
- the mnmA gene encoding tRNA 2-thiouridine(34) synthase MnmA — MLNSLDLEGRPEDTRVVVAMSGGVDSSTTAALLKAEGYDVVGITLQLYDHGAATHRKGACCAGQDIHDARDVAAKLCIPHYVLDYEDRFRESVIDNFADSYALGETPVPCIECNRSVKFRDLLKTARELGAQALATGHYVASRRRDDGSRALVCAADSDRDQSYFLFATTQEQLDFLRFPLGDMTKPETRELARRFGLSVADKHDSQDICFVPTGRYTDIITRLRPNAMDPGDIVDLDGRVLGQHHGIANFTVGQRRGLGIAASAPLFVVRLDAANRRVVVGPRDALKMHRIALRDVNWIGGGDIDRAVGSGLELFVRVRSTRAPQPAWLRGADGHYEVELVAGEEGVSPGQACVFYDAPSGQARVLGGGFIQSAAAKTGAATSHPLAEAVRG; from the coding sequence ATGCTCAACAGTCTGGATCTCGAAGGCCGTCCCGAGGATACCAGGGTCGTCGTAGCCATGTCGGGCGGCGTCGACTCCTCGACCACGGCTGCGCTGTTGAAGGCCGAGGGCTACGACGTCGTCGGCATCACGCTGCAGCTCTACGACCATGGCGCGGCGACCCACCGCAAGGGCGCCTGCTGCGCCGGCCAGGACATCCACGACGCCCGCGACGTCGCGGCCAAGCTCTGCATTCCCCATTACGTGCTCGATTACGAAGACCGCTTCCGCGAGTCCGTCATCGACAACTTTGCGGACTCCTACGCGCTCGGCGAAACGCCGGTGCCGTGCATCGAGTGCAACCGCTCGGTCAAATTCCGCGACCTGCTCAAGACCGCGCGCGAACTCGGCGCCCAGGCGCTCGCCACCGGCCATTACGTTGCCTCGCGCCGCCGCGACGACGGCTCGCGCGCGCTGGTTTGCGCCGCCGACAGCGACCGCGACCAGAGCTACTTCCTGTTCGCGACCACGCAAGAGCAACTCGACTTCCTGCGCTTTCCGCTCGGCGACATGACCAAGCCCGAGACGCGCGAGCTCGCGCGTCGGTTTGGCCTCTCCGTCGCCGACAAGCATGACAGCCAGGACATCTGCTTCGTGCCGACGGGCCGCTACACCGACATCATCACGCGACTGCGTCCGAACGCGATGGACCCCGGCGACATCGTCGATCTCGACGGCCGCGTGCTCGGCCAGCATCACGGCATCGCCAATTTCACCGTCGGCCAGCGCCGCGGTCTCGGCATCGCCGCCAGTGCACCCCTGTTCGTGGTGCGGCTGGACGCCGCCAATCGCCGCGTCGTCGTCGGCCCGCGCGATGCGCTGAAGATGCACCGCATCGCACTTCGCGATGTCAACTGGATCGGCGGCGGCGACATCGATCGTGCGGTTGGCTCTGGTCTCGAGCTGTTTGTCCGCGTGCGCTCGACCCGCGCGCCGCAGCCGGCCTGGCTGCGCGGCGCTGACGGTCACTATGAGGTCGAGCTCGTCGCCGGCGAAGAGGGCGTCTCACCCGGCCAGGCCTGCGTATTTTATGACGCGCCCTCAGGGCAGGCGCGCGTGCTCGGCGGCGGCTTCATCCAGAGCGCTGCGGCGAAGACCGGCGCAGCCACGTCGCACCCGCTCGCGGAAGCCGTCCGCGGCTGA
- a CDS encoding class I SAM-dependent methyltransferase has protein sequence MAADISRAGVEKAYGRWAPVYDLVFGKVFDAGRQSTIAEADRIGGRILDVGVGTGLSLSDYSRTTKICGVDISEPMLRKAQQRVRALRLSNVEVLSVMDAKNLAFPDASFDAVVAQYVITAVPDPEGTLDEFVRVLKPGGELILVNHIGAESGPRKLFELAFAPIARRLGWRPEFPWDRLVTWAARHGGVTLTERRPMPPMGHFSLIRYHKS, from the coding sequence ATGGCAGCAGACATCTCGCGGGCGGGGGTCGAGAAGGCCTATGGCCGCTGGGCGCCGGTCTATGATCTCGTGTTCGGCAAGGTGTTCGACGCCGGCAGGCAGTCGACCATCGCCGAGGCCGACCGCATCGGCGGCCGCATCCTCGACGTCGGCGTCGGCACCGGTCTTTCACTCTCCGATTATTCGCGCACCACGAAGATCTGCGGCGTCGATATTTCCGAGCCGATGCTGCGCAAGGCGCAACAACGCGTGCGGGCCCTACGCCTCTCCAATGTCGAAGTGCTCTCGGTGATGGACGCGAAGAACCTCGCGTTCCCCGACGCCTCGTTCGATGCGGTGGTCGCGCAATATGTCATCACCGCGGTGCCCGATCCCGAAGGTACGCTCGACGAGTTCGTGCGCGTGCTCAAGCCCGGCGGCGAGCTGATCCTGGTCAACCACATCGGCGCCGAGAGCGGCCCGCGCAAGCTGTTCGAGCTGGCCTTCGCGCCGATCGCCCGCCGCCTCGGCTGGCGCCCGGAATTCCCCTGGGACCGCCTCGTCACCTGGGCCGCCAGGCACGGCGGCGTCACGCTGACCGAACGCCGCCCCATGCCGCCGATGGGCCATTTCTCGCTGATCCGCTACCACAAATCGTAA
- a CDS encoding VOC family protein, giving the protein MVDGLPSEVEVITLFVDDIASSKAFYAKVFAAETVWADDVSSVLKFGGLLINLLDASRAPQLIEPLPVGPSSAGARALLTIRVADVDAVCAALRAVGVDLLNGPIDRPWGRRTAAFADPSGHVWEMAQLIKRT; this is encoded by the coding sequence ATGGTCGATGGCCTGCCAAGCGAAGTCGAAGTCATCACGCTGTTCGTCGACGACATCGCGTCGTCGAAGGCGTTCTACGCCAAGGTTTTCGCAGCCGAGACCGTCTGGGCGGATGACGTCTCGTCCGTGCTGAAATTCGGCGGCCTGCTGATCAACCTTCTCGACGCATCCCGGGCGCCTCAGCTCATAGAGCCATTGCCGGTCGGGCCATCGTCCGCAGGGGCCCGCGCGCTGTTGACGATCAGGGTCGCTGACGTCGATGCGGTCTGCGCCGCCCTTCGGGCGGTTGGAGTCGACCTGCTCAATGGGCCGATCGACCGTCCATGGGGACGCCGAACCGCGGCTTTCGCCGACCCGTCGGGTCATGTCTGGGAGATGGCTCAGCTGATTAAGCGGACGTAA
- a CDS encoding zinc-dependent alcohol dehydrogenase family protein yields the protein MHAMVLSARGAPLVLQQRADPVPGPGEVRVKVGACGVCRTDLHVVDGELPDISYPIVPGHEVVGRIEAIGSGVKDLVLGMRVGVPWLGHTCGECFYCRSDKENLCDRPKFTGYTRDGGFASHLVADARYCFALGEHGDDVALAPLLCAGLIGWRSLVMAGDGKALGIYGFGAAGHIVAQLARSQGRTVYAFTRSCDQEAQRLARLLGAEWAGGSEERPPIELDAAIIYAPVGELVPLALRAVRKGGRVVCAGIHMSDIPAFPYNILWGERQIISVANLTRKNGIDFLDAAAKADIRTHTTVFPLRKANEALAALKDGRLVGAAVLQP from the coding sequence ATGCACGCCATGGTTCTCTCCGCGCGCGGCGCGCCGCTGGTGCTCCAGCAACGAGCTGACCCCGTGCCCGGCCCCGGTGAGGTTCGCGTCAAGGTCGGCGCCTGCGGTGTTTGCCGAACCGATCTGCACGTCGTCGATGGTGAGTTACCAGATATATCCTATCCGATCGTTCCGGGGCACGAGGTCGTCGGACGCATCGAAGCGATTGGATCAGGCGTCAAGGACCTGGTACTCGGCATGCGCGTCGGCGTCCCCTGGCTTGGCCACACCTGCGGCGAATGCTTCTATTGCCGCTCGGACAAGGAAAACCTCTGCGATCGCCCCAAATTCACGGGCTACACGCGTGACGGCGGGTTCGCCAGCCACCTCGTCGCAGATGCCCGATACTGCTTTGCCCTCGGCGAGCACGGCGACGACGTTGCCTTGGCACCGCTACTCTGCGCCGGGTTGATCGGATGGCGGTCCCTTGTGATGGCGGGCGACGGTAAAGCGCTCGGCATCTACGGCTTCGGCGCTGCCGGCCACATTGTAGCGCAACTGGCGCGCTCCCAAGGGAGAACCGTTTACGCTTTCACACGCAGTTGCGATCAGGAGGCACAGCGGCTTGCACGTTTGCTCGGCGCAGAATGGGCTGGCGGTTCCGAGGAGAGGCCGCCCATCGAGCTCGATGCTGCCATCATCTACGCTCCCGTCGGGGAATTGGTGCCCCTTGCGCTGCGCGCGGTGCGGAAAGGTGGCCGCGTCGTGTGCGCGGGCATTCACATGTCCGACATTCCGGCGTTCCCTTACAATATCCTTTGGGGAGAGCGGCAGATCATTTCAGTTGCAAATCTGACGCGCAAGAACGGCATCGATTTCCTGGACGCCGCCGCGAAGGCTGACATTCGGACACATACGACGGTATTTCCGCTGAGGAAAGCCAACGAAGCGCTCGCCGCCTTGAAAGATGGTAGGTTGGTCGGTGCTGCCGTGCTGCAGCCTTGA
- a CDS encoding ABC transporter substrate-binding protein, whose product MKTLVVACGAVAAALSVGAGTTPAQAQGKTITLCWAAWDPANALVELSKDFTAKSGIGMKFEFVPWTNYADRFLNELNSHGSLCDLIIGDSQWIGGAAENGQYVKLNDFFKKEGISMDDYMPATVVGYSEWPKNTPNYWALPAMGDAVGWTYRKDWFARPDVQKDFKAKYGREIGVPKTLAELKDIAQFFQGREIDGKKVYGASIYTERGSEGITMGVSNYLYDYGFKYDDPKKPYAMDGFVNSASAVKGLEAYKDLYKCCTPPGASNSYMSEGLDAFKSGQVALQMNFFAFFPGLYKDPNVGGDKIGFFVNPAGPAGQATQLGGQGISVVSYSKNQAEALQYIKWFSGGDVQKKWWALGGYSCAKSVLNDPSFPNSAPFAKEFLQSMGMVVDFWAEPSYAQLLQAEQKRVHDYVVADKGTAQESLDGLVKDWKAIFKEDGKKF is encoded by the coding sequence ATGAAGACGCTTGTCGTGGCATGCGGGGCCGTTGCCGCCGCGCTCAGTGTCGGAGCGGGCACCACGCCCGCGCAGGCGCAGGGCAAGACCATCACGCTGTGCTGGGCCGCATGGGACCCCGCCAACGCTTTGGTCGAATTGTCGAAGGACTTCACCGCCAAATCGGGTATCGGTATGAAGTTCGAATTCGTGCCGTGGACCAATTACGCCGATCGCTTCCTGAACGAACTCAATTCGCACGGCTCGCTGTGCGACCTCATCATCGGCGACTCGCAATGGATTGGCGGCGCCGCGGAGAACGGCCAGTACGTCAAGCTCAACGATTTCTTCAAGAAGGAAGGAATCAGCATGGACGACTACATGCCGGCGACGGTGGTCGGCTATTCCGAATGGCCCAAGAACACGCCGAACTACTGGGCGCTGCCGGCGATGGGCGATGCGGTCGGCTGGACCTATCGCAAGGACTGGTTCGCGCGGCCGGACGTGCAGAAGGACTTCAAGGCCAAGTACGGCCGCGAGATCGGCGTGCCGAAGACGCTCGCCGAGCTCAAGGACATCGCGCAATTCTTCCAGGGCCGCGAGATCGACGGCAAGAAGGTCTATGGCGCCTCGATCTACACCGAGCGTGGCTCGGAGGGCATCACCATGGGCGTGTCGAACTACCTCTACGACTACGGCTTCAAATACGACGACCCGAAGAAGCCCTATGCGATGGACGGGTTCGTGAACTCGGCCAGCGCGGTGAAGGGGCTCGAAGCCTACAAGGATCTCTACAAGTGCTGCACGCCGCCTGGCGCCTCCAACTCCTACATGTCGGAGGGGCTTGATGCCTTCAAGTCCGGCCAGGTCGCGCTGCAGATGAACTTCTTCGCCTTCTTTCCGGGCCTCTACAAGGACCCGAATGTCGGCGGCGACAAGATCGGCTTCTTCGTCAATCCGGCCGGTCCTGCCGGGCAGGCGACGCAACTCGGCGGACAGGGCATCTCGGTGGTCTCCTACTCGAAGAACCAGGCCGAGGCGCTGCAATACATCAAGTGGTTCTCCGGCGGCGACGTCCAGAAGAAGTGGTGGGCGCTCGGCGGCTATTCCTGCGCCAAGTCCGTGCTGAACGACCCGAGCTTTCCGAACAGCGCGCCCTTCGCCAAGGAGTTCCTGCAATCGATGGGCATGGTCGTCGACTTCTGGGCCGAGCCCTCCTACGCCCAGCTTCTGCAAGCCGAGCAGAAGCGCGTGCATGACTACGTGGTGGCCGACAAGGGCACCGCGCAGGAATCGCTCGACGGTCTGGTGAAGGACTGGAAGGCGATCTTCAAGGAAGACGGCAAGAAGTTCTGA